A section of the Pseudomonas prosekii genome encodes:
- a CDS encoding FixH family protein, with the protein MPAATGASPWYKHLWPWIIIAILACSVTLTLSMVTIAVNNPDNLVNDNYYEAGKGINRSLDRELLAQTLLLRASVHLDDVTGEVDLRLKGNSQPQTLELNLISPTQPEKDRKITLTRSATEQGRYIGQMSDQVEGRRFVELLGVQDDKTWRMFEEEQISQDKDLLLGDEPLQGAEDLNK; encoded by the coding sequence ATGCCCGCAGCAACTGGCGCAAGCCCTTGGTACAAACATCTTTGGCCGTGGATCATCATCGCGATTCTCGCCTGTTCGGTGACGCTGACCCTGTCGATGGTGACCATCGCGGTGAACAACCCGGACAATCTGGTCAACGATAACTACTACGAGGCCGGCAAAGGCATCAACCGCTCGCTGGACCGCGAATTGCTGGCGCAAACCCTGTTGCTGCGCGCCAGCGTGCACCTGGACGACGTCACCGGCGAGGTCGATTTGCGCCTCAAAGGCAACAGCCAGCCGCAGACGCTGGAGCTGAACCTGATCTCGCCGACCCAGCCTGAGAAGGATCGCAAGATCACCCTGACCCGCAGCGCAACCGAACAGGGCCGGTACATTGGCCAGATGAGCGACCAGGTTGAAGGCCGCCGGTTTGTCGAACTGCTCGGTGTGCAAGACGACAAGACCTGGCGCATGTTCGAAGAAGAACAGATCAGCCAGGACAAAGACCTGCTGCTGGGCGATGAGCCGCTGCAAGGTGCCGAAGATTTGAACAAGTAA